The Klebsiella quasivariicola region ACGTGCGCCTGCTTGACGGCGGCTGGCAGACCTGGTCCGACGCCGGGCTGCCGGTGGAGCGCGGTATGCCGCCGGCCCAGCAGCCGGCGCCAGACTTCGGCGCGCCGATCCCCGGCCAGCCGCAGCTGATGCTGGATACCGAACAGGCCCGCGGCCTGCTGCATCGTCAGGATGCCTCGCTGGTCAGCGTCCGCTCGTGGCCGGAGTTTATCGGCACCACCAGCGGCTATAGCTATATCAAACCGAAGGGCGACATCGCCGGCGCCCGCTGGGGCCACGCCGGGAGCGACTCCACGCACATGGAGGATTTCCATAACCCGGACGGCACCATGCGCAGCGCCGACGATATCGCTGCCCTGTGGCGCCAGTGGAACATTCTGCCGAGCCAGCAGGTGGCGTTCTATTGCGGGACCGGCTGGCGGGCCTCGGAAACCTTTATGTATGCCCGGGCTATGGGCTGGCCGCACGTCGCGGTGTACGACGGCGGCTGGTACGAATGGAGCAGCAACCCGCACAATCCGGTCGCCCGCGGCGAGCGCGGCCCTGAAAGCAGTCAGTAACGCACCCCGCCTCAGCGCGTCGCCCCTTGTCGGCGACGCGCGCCGTTATAACGGTCCTTGTCGGCGACGCGCGCCGTTATAACGGTCCTTGTCGGCGACGCGCGCCGTTATAACGGTGTAGCCACCCGCTTTAGCGTCTGGTAGCCGCTCCAGATGCGCGTCGCCGTCGTCAGCCAGCACAGCGCGCCAAACAGCCACGCCAGCCAGGCGAAATGCGCCGGAAACAGGCAGCCGAGGACAAACAACATTATGGTCTCCGTCCCCTCCGTCAGTCCCCCGAGATAGTACAGCGATTTATGGGCGTAGCCGGGATTGGCAATTTGATGTCTGGCCGCCAGCGCGGCAAAAGCGAGAAAGCTGCTGCCGGTGCCGATAAAGGCAAACAGCAGCCAGCCGCCCGCCAGCGCATTGTTAAGCGGATCCGCCAGAATAAAGCCGAACGGCACCAGGGCGTAGAAGAGAAAATCCAGCGCAATATCGAGAAAGCCGCCCGCGTCCGTGAGCCCGCGCCGCCGCGCCAGAGCACCGTCCAGGCCATCCAGCAGGCGGTTGAGGAGGATGGCCGCCAGCGCCGCGCCATACCACCCCAGCGCCAGAAAGGGCAGAGCCAGCACGCCGATGGCAAAACCGATCAGCGTCAGCCCGTCTGGTGAGATGCCCGGACGGTCAAGGGCGCCGGCGACAGCGTTAAGCAGGGGTTTAAGGCGCGGATGCAAGTGGCTATCAAGCACGGAGGTCTCCAGCAGGGTTGGCGGTTGTCAGTCAAGGTCTATGGCGGTGATAATAGGCCAGATTCGTCTTATTAACGTTGATGCTTATGCTAAAAATGATTGATGTTGTCGCGGCCATTATTGAACAGGATGGCAAGATTCTGCTGGCGCAGCGCCCGCCCCACGCCGACCAGCCGGGGATGTGGGAGTTCGCCGGCGGCAAAGTGGAGCCAGGTGAAAGCCAGCCGCAGGCGCTGACCCGGGAGCTACAGGAGGAAATGGGTATCATCGCCCGTCCGGCATGCTATATCGCCAGCCATCAGCGGGAGGTCTCCGGTCGCCAGATCCATCTGCACGCGTGGTGGGTACCGCATTTTCAGGGCACGCCGCTGGCCCACTATCACAGTCAGCTGCGCTGGTGCCTGCCCGCTGACGCCTTGACCCTCGATCTTGCCCCGGCCGATATTCCGCTCCTGCAAGCCTTTATCGCCCAGCGCCCCACCTTTTCCGTCTGCTGATCCGCCCGCCGCTGCGTCATCGCTTTTAGTTATGACCGGCGGGCGATTATAAATTTTGTTGTCGGCTCAATTTTTCCTTGCTTGCCTAAGGATTAGCGGTGTTATAGTCGGAAAATCGGTTTTTTCAAGGACCGAACCATAATAAATACATGCAACCACAACCATAAGGGGAACTGATATCTATGGATCAGACGTGCACTCTGGAAGGCTTTCTCACCCGCGTTCAACAGCGCGATCCGCATCAAACCGAATTTGCTCAAGCCGTCCGGGAGGTAATGACCACCCTGTGGCCTTTCCTTGAGGAAAATCCGCGCTATCGTCAGCTTGCTTTGCTGGAACGTCTGGTGGAACCGGAGCGCGTGATCCAGTTCCGCGTGGTATGGGTTGACGACCGCAATCAGGTCCAGGTCAACCGCGCGTGGCGCGTGCAGTTCAACTCGGCCATCGGCCCGTATAAAGGCGGGATGCGTTTCCACCCGTCGGTCAACCTGTCGATTCTCAAATTCCTTGGCTTCGAGCAGACCTTCAAAAACGCCCTGACTACCCTGCCAATGGGCGGCGGGAAAGGCGGCAGCGATTTCGATCCTAAAGGCAAGAGCGATGGCGAAGTGATGCGCTTCTGCCAGGCGCTGATGACCGAGCTCTATCGCCACCTTGGCCCGGATACCGACGTACCGGCGGGCGATATCGGCGTCGGCGGCCGCGAAGTCGGCTTTATGGCCGGGATGATGCGCAAGCTCTCCAACAACAGCGCCTGCGTCTTCACCGGTAAAGGCCTCTCTTTTGGCGGCAGCCTGATCCGTCCGGAAGCCACCGGTTACGGCCTGATCTACTTTACCGAAGCGATGCTCAAACGCCACGGCCTCGGCTTCGAAGGCGCTCGCGTGGCGGTTTCCGGCTCCGGCAACGTCGCGCAATACGCCATTGAGAAAGCGATGGAGCTTGGCGCGCGGGTGGTCACCGCCTCCGACTCCAACGGCACCGTCGTGGACGAAGCGGGCTTCACCAAAGAAAAACTGGCCCGCCTGATCGACATTAAAGAGCGTGCCCACGGCCGCGTGGCCGACTACGCCCGCGAGTTTGGCCTCACCTATCTTGAAGGCCAGCAGCCGTGGTCAGTGCCGGTGGATATCGCCCTGCCTTGCGCGACCCAGAACGAACTGGACGTCGATGCCGCCCGCCAGCTGATTGCCAACGGCGTGAAGGCCGTGGCGGAAGGCGCCAACATGCCGACCACCATCGCCGCAACCGACCTGTTCCTGGAAGCTGGCGTGCTGTTTGCCCCGGGCAAAGCGGCCAATGCCGGCGGCGTAGCGACTTCTGGTCTGGAGATGGCGCAGAACGCCGCGCGCATGGGCTGGAAAGCGGAAAAAGTGGATGCCCGTCTGCATCACATCATGCTGGATATTCACCACGCCTGCGTCGAATACGGCGGTGAAGCGAAGCAGACCAACTACGTCCGCGGCGCGAATATCGCCGGTTTCGTGAAGGTTGCGGACGCCATGCTGGCCCAGGGCGTGATTTAACCGCCCCCCTCCATCCCGGCGGCTGCCCGCCGGGATGTATCTCACGACGTTATCGTGATCACCACTTTTCCCAGATGCTGACCACTGTCCAGACAGGCATGCGCCTCGGCAATCTCCGCCATCGGGTAGCTGGCGTAGATCAGCGGCTTACATTTCCCTGCCTCAAGCAGCGGCCAGACGTGGCGCCGCAGCGCCTCGGCAATATCCTGTTTCTCCGCCGCCGTCCGGCCGCGCATGGTTGAGCCAGTGACGGTGGCTCGCTTGAGCATCAGGGTCTGAATATCAACCTCATGAGCGATTCGTCCGCCCATAAAGCCGATGATCACCAGCCGTCCATCCTTTTTCAGTAGCCCAAGGTTGCGGTTAAAGTAAGGGCCGCCAACGATATCCAGAATAACATCCACGCCTTCATCGTGGGTCAGCTGGCCGATTTTCTCCGCAAAATCATCGGTTTTGTAGTTAATCGCCGTGGCATAGGGACGTAGGGCAGCGATTTTTTCGTCCTGGCCAACGGTGGCATAGACAGTCATCCCCAGCGCGTGGCACAGCAGGACCGCGGTGGTGCCAATCCCGCTGGCGCCGCCGTGCACCAGGATGCTTTCGCCAGGCTGCAGCTTACCCAGCTGGAAGACGTTCGCCCAGACGGTGAAGAACGTTTCCGGGATGGCGGCCGCTTCGGTAAAGCTAAGGCCCGCCGGGATCGGCAACGTCTGGCCTGCCGGTACGGCGCAGTATTCGGCATAGCCGCCGCCGTTGGTCAGCGCGCAAACGCGATCGCCGGGCGTAAACGCTGTGACCTGCGCGCCGACTTTTGCGACCACGCCCGCCACCTCAAGGCCGGGCACGGGGGTGACGCCTTCAGGCATGGGATACAGACCCTGGCGCTGCAGAATATCCGGCCGGTTGACGCCCGCCGCTTTCACCTCGACGAGCACCTCGTGCTCTCCGATAGTGGGGATATCTCCGTCGCGGATCTGCAATACCTCCGGGCCGCCCGGTTGGCTGATAGCGATATATTTCACGGGTCCTCCTTATCGCCGGTGAAAGAAATAAGCAACAATATCGGGAAGGGCGAAGACGCATTCAGGGGGGGAAAGTAATCAGGCCCTGCCCGGCTGTTTAGTGTAGACCATTGGCCTGGCTGGCGGAGAAGCGGTGGCCGCGGGGAATCGCTTCCTCGCGACCACCGGCGGGTTACTGCGGCGGCGGCGGCGCAGCATCGTCTGCCGCTTTTTTGCCTTTCGGCTTGCCTTTACCTTTGCTGAACGACTTTTTCGCCCCGCCCGGCGCCACCAGGCCGCGGAACTGACGCACTGGCGTGCTCCGTGCCTGATCGATCAGCTGGAACAGCGTCCCCACCAGCGGCTGCATAAAGTCCTGATAGCGGCACTGCTTTTCGCTGATCTGCGTCAGGACCGATTCCCAGTGGGCGGTCATATCCGGGCGCGCGGCCATCTCCGGCAGGGAGTGAATCAGCGCCCGGCCAGCATCCGAGGAGTGGATATAACGCCCTTTTTTGGTCAGGAAGCCGCGCTTAAACAGCAGCTCGATAATCCCGGCGCGGGTCGCTTCTGTGCCGAGACCGTCGGTGGCGCGGAGGATCTTCTTCAGATCTTTATCCTGCACAAAGCGGGCAATCCCGGTCATCGCCGACAGCAGCGTGGCGTCGGTAAAGTGGCGCGGCGGCTGGGTCTGTCGCTCCACCACTTCACCTTTTTCGCACAATAGCTCATCGCCTTTGGCGACCACCGGCAACGGCGTACCGTCATTCTCTTCGTCACGCTCTTTGTTACCAAGCAGCGCGCGCCAGCCCGCTTCGGCGAGGAAGCGCGCCTTAGCGACAAATTTGCCGTTAGCAATATCAAGGTCAATCTGGCATTTGCGGAACACCGCGTCCGGGCAGAACTGCATCAGATACTGCCGGGCGATCAGGTTGTACACCTTCTCTTCGTTATCGTTGAGTTTGACCTGACTGCTGCGCGCGGTCGGGATAATCGCATGGTGCGCGTCGACTTTTTTGTCATCCCAGCAGCGGTTGCGGATCTCCGGATCCATCACCGGCTGCGGCAGCAGGTCCGCCGCATGGACGGCAATCGCATTCAGTACCGCATGGCGGCCGGCAAAGTGCTCTTCCGGCAGGTAGCGGCTGTCCGAACGCGGGTAGGTAATGAGCTTGTGGGTTTCGTACAGCTTCTGGCAGATATCCAGCACGTTCTGCGCGCTGAAGCCGAAACGTTTGGCCGCCTCAATCTGCAGCGCCGACAGGGAGAACGGCAGCGGCGCGGGTTCAGAATCGCGCTTATCGTTATAGCCGGTCACCAGCGCCGGCTGCCCTTCGATGCGCTTGACCACATGCTCGGCCAGTGGACGATGCAGCAGGCGCCCTTCTTCATCCTGATAAGGTTCGCAGGCTTCGCTTGGCACCCAGGTGGCGACAAAACGTTCCTCCTGCGGCGTGACGATATGCGCCTTCACGTCGAAGAAGTCTTTGGCGACGAAGTTTTCAATCTCTTCATCACGGCGAACCACCAGGCCAAGTACCGGGGTCTGCACCCGCCCCACGGAGAGCACCCCCTGATAGCCGGCGTTGCGCCCCAGCAGGGTGTAGGCGCGGGTCATATTGATGCCGTACAGCCAGTCGGCGCGGGCCCGCGCCAGCGCCGACACGCAGAGTGGCACGAACTCGCTGTTGGCGCGCAGGCGGTTGATCGCCCGCTCAACCGCCTGCGGGTTGAGATCGTTAATCAGACAGCGCTGCACCTGCTGGCGCTTCTCCGGCGCCAGCTGCAGGTAATCGAGCACTTCGTCCACCAGCAGCTGCCCTTCTCTGTCCGGGTCGCCGGCATGGATCACTTCCTGCGCCTCGCCAAGCAGACGCTTGATTACATTGAGCTGTTTGGTGACCGAGGGTTTGGGCTGCAGCTGCCATTTCTCCGGCACAATCGGCAGATCGTTGAGATTCCAGCGGGCATAGCGGCTGTCGTAGATGTCCGGCTGCGCCTGCTCCAGCAGGTGGCCGATACACCAGGTGACCACCTGCCCGTTGCCGCACTCAATATAGCCATCGCCTTTGCGGTGCGGTTTAGGCAACACATCGGCGATAGCCCGTCCGAGACTCGGTTTTTCTGCAATAAACAACCGCATCGAATCAACGGATCTCGATCATGGGTCGCCCGCCGCGGGCGGTCACCAGCTCGCCGATGGCGGCCAGCTTAATGCCGAACTGCGCCGCGGCGGCCTGTACTTCGGCTTCCGCTTCCGGGGTCACCGCCAGCAGCAGGCCGCCGGAAGTCTGCGGATCGCACAGCAGATCCCGCCACTCCGTCGGCATCTCGCCCATCAGATGGCCGTAGCTGGCAAAGTTGCGCCCGGTGCCGCCCGGCACCGCGCCGGCGGCGATATACTCCTCCACCCCCGGCAGTTTCGGGATATCGGCATAGCGCAACTGCGCCTGCACGCCCGCTCCGCGGCACACCTCGCTGAGGTGGCCAAGCAGGCCAAAGCCAGTGACGTCGGTCATCGCCTTCACCCCGTCGACGGCGGCAAACGCGGCGCCGGCGAGGTTCATCTGGCACATGGTCTCTGTCGCCAGCCCCTGATGTTCCGGCTTGAGCAGCGATTTTTTCTCCGCGGTGGTCAGTACGCCGATCCCCAGCGGTTTGGTGAGATACAGTTTGCAGCCCGCCTGGGCGGTGCTGTTTTTCTTGATGCGCTCGGTGGGCACCACGCCGGTGACCGCCAGACCGAAGATCGGTTCCGGAGCATCGATGGAGTGGCCGCCCGCCAGCGCGATCCCGGCCTGCTGGCAGGCAAAGCGCCCACCCTCCACCACGTCGCGGGCGATTTCCGGCGCCAGGGTGTTGATTGGCCAGCCAAGGATGGCAATCGCCATAATCGGTTTCCCGCCCATGGCGAATATATCGCTGATGGCGTTGGTGGCGGCGATGCGGCCAAAGTCGAACGGATTATCGACAATCGGCATAAAGAAATCGGTGGTGCTGACGATGGACGTGCCGTTGCCAAGATCGTAAACGGCAGCATCATCGCTGGTTTCGTTGCCGACCAGCAGGTTCGGGTCGACAAACTTCGCCTGCTCGCTATGCAGGATAGTTTCCAGTACTTTCGGGGAAATCTTACAACCACAACCGGCTCCGTGGCTGTATTGCGTTAAACGAATGGCTTGCTCGCTCATGGACATCTCCTGTCATTGCAATCCCGCTATGTTAGCGCCCAAACGCCAGGGTGGTAAGTACGACAGTCTGAAATCGCGTATGGTTGCTCATTAAGCAGACAAAAAGCCGTTTTTGCGAGACACGGCAATTTTTTCCGCACCATTTTCACTTTTACTTAACGATGACAGAAATGTGACAGCACAGGACTGTCTTCTCTGGAATGATTATGACGTAAGGAAATTCTAATGAAAAAGCGTGTTCTTGCCCTTTGCCTGGCCAGTTTCTTCTCCGTTAACGCCTTCGCTCTGGTTCCCCCCGGGAATGATGTCACCACCAAGCCCGATCTCTACTATCTGACCAATGCTCAGGCTATCGACAGCCTGGCGCTGTTGCCGCCACCGCCGGCGGTGGGCAGTATCGCGTTTTTAAACGATCAGGCGATGTATGAGCAAGGCCGTCTGCTGCGCAATACCGAGCGCGGAAAACTGGCGGCAGAGGACGCGAACCTCAGCGCTGGCGGCGTGGCCAACGCTTTCTCCAGTGCTTTTGGCTCACCGATCACCGAGAAAGACGCGCCGCAGCTTCACAAACTGCTGACCAATATGATTGAAGACGCCGGCGATCTGGCGACCCGCAGCGCGAAAGAGAAATATATGCGCATTCGCCCGTTTGCGTTCTATGGCGTCTCCACCTGCAATACCGCCGAGCAGGACAAGCTGTCAAAAAACGGCTCCTACCCGTCCGGACATACCTCTATCGGCTGGGCCACCGCGCTGGTGCTGGCGGAGATCAACCCGCAGCGGCAAAACGAAATTTTGAAGCGCGGCTATGAGCTCGGCGAGAGCCGGGTGATCTGCGGCTATCACTGGCAGAGCGATGTCGATGCGGCGCGCATCGTCGGCTCCGCGGTGGTCGCTACGCTGCACACCAACCCGGCCTTCCAGCAACAGTTGCAGAAAGCCAAAGACGAATTCGCCAAAACGCAGAAATAACGTTATCGCCGTTAAACTCCCGGATGCGGCGCCTGGCGCGCCTTGTCCGGGCGACCAAATCGCACAGCGCTGTAGCCCCGGTAAGCGGTAGCGCCACCGGGGATAAGTCGCAAGCCGCCACCCGGCATAATAAGCACCGACTCAGAAGCGCGTCACAAACGGCGCGGTATCCGGCAGGGCAATCGTGGTTGAGGCTTTTAGCTGCGGCGTGCCCAGATAGAGGAAACCGACAATTTTATCCTGCTCGCGGCACGCGAAGCCGGCCCGCACCACCGGGCTCTCGGTCAATGCTCCGCTGCGCCAGATGCCATTGAATCCCTGGGCCAGGGCCGCCATCTGCATCGCCATCACCGCACAGCCTGCGGACATCTCCTGCTCCCAGCGCGGTACTTTCGGGTGGTCTTCACAGCGCGCGACCACGGTAATGATCAGCGGCGCGCGGAACGGCGCATTGCGGGCTTTCTCTATTCCCTTCTCATCCTGGCCGGCTTCCCGGGCCCCCTTTTCCAGCAACTGGCTGAAGCGCTCGCGGCCGTCATCGGCGATAATAAAGAAGCGCCACGGCTGCAGGGTGCCATGGTCCGGGGCGCGCAGCCCGGCGCGCAGTATATTTTCCAGCTGTTCGCCCGCCGGGGCCGGTTCAGCCAGGCGGGAAGCGCTTCGGCGATTAAGCAGCAGTTCGAGAGCATCCATCTGTATAACTCCTGTGATGTTATTTTTCATAAAATTAACACGCACAAGGATTTTGTTACAGCGCGGTCGGTGATTCCTGCTGACAACCGACGGCTCACTCTTTAGGATAGCCAGACGCGGCGGCCCCTGCGGCCTGCCCTTTTTAGATAACGTTAGGGAGAAGACATGCGAACCCTTTGGCGACTGATTGCCAGCTTTTTTAAATGGACGTGGCGGATACTCAACTTTATTCGCAAACTGGCTCTGAATGCGATCTTCCTGGTGCTGGTGCTGGTGTGTATCGGTATCTGGAGCCAGTTCAGCACCACCACCAGCGAACATGCCGCGCGCGGCGCGCTGTTGCTGGATATTACCGGCGTGGTGGTGGATAAACCTTCCGCCAGCAGCAAGCTCGGCGTAATTGGCCGCCAGCTGTTTGGCGCCAGCTCGGACCGTCTGCAGGAGAACTCTCTGTTCGATATCGTGCAGACCATTCGCCAGGCGAAAGATGACCGCAATATCACCGGTATTGTGCTGGATCTGAAAAACTTCGTCGGCGGCGACCAGCCGTCCATGCAGTATATCGGCAAAGCGCTGCGCGAATTCCGTGACAGCGGCAAACCGGTCTATGCCGTCGGCAGCAGCTACAGCCAGGGCCAGTACTACCTGGCGAGCTTTGCCAACAAAATCTGGCTCTCGCCGCAGGGCGAGGTAGACCTGCACGGCTTCGCCACCAACGGGCTGTACTACAAATCGCTGCTGGATAAGCTGAAAGTCTCCACCCACGTCTTCCGCGTCGGCACCTATAAATCCGCCGTTGAGCCATTCATTCGCGATGATATGTCCCCTGCCGCCCGCGAAGCGGACAGCCGCTGGATTGGCGAACTGTGGCAGAACTACCTCAACACCATTGCCGCCAACCGCCAGATCACCGCCCAGCAGCTCTTCCCAGGCGCCCAGGGCATTATCGACGGCCTGCGTAAAGTGGGCGGCGATACAGCGAAATATGCGCTGGACAATAAGCTGGTGGATGAGCTGGCGACCTCCACGGAAGTGGAAAAGGCGTTAACCAAACAGTTTGGCTGGAGCAAAACCGATAACAATTATCGGGCGATCAGCTATTACGACTACAACGTGAAGACGCCGTCTGACCAGGGTTCCGCCATCGCGGTCATCTTCGCCAACGGCGCCATCATGGACGGTGAGGAGACCCCGGGCAACGTCGGCGGCGACACCACCGCCGCGCAAATTCGCGATGCGCGCCTCGACCCGAAAATTAAGGCCATCGTTCTTCGCGTTAACAGCCCTGGCGGCAGCGTGACCGCCTCGGAAATTATTCGTGAAGAGCTGGCGGCAGCCAAAGCCGCCGGTAAACCGGTAGTGGTCTCGATGGGCGGCATGGCGGCATCCGGCGGTTACTGGATCTCCACCCCGGCGGATTACATCGTGGCGAACCCAAGCACCCTCACCGGATCCATCGGTATCTTTGGGGTGATCAATACCGTGGAAAATACCCTCGGGTCGATTGGCGTCCACACCGACGGCGTCGCCACGTCGCCGCTGGCCGATGTCTCCAGCACCAAAGCGCTGCCGCCGGAAGTACAGCAGCTGATGCAGTTGAGCATAGAGAACGGCTATCAGCGCTTTATCACCCTGGTGGCCAACGCCCGTAAGAGCACGCCGGAAAAAATCGACCAGATCGCCCAGGGCCACGTCTGGACCGGGGAAGATGCCAAAGCCAACGGCCTGGTCGACAGCCTCGGCGATTTCGACGACGCGGTGGCCAAGGCCGCCGAGCTGGCGAAGCTGAAAACCTGGCACCTTAACTACTATCAGGAAGAGCCGACCTTCTTCTCGATGGTGCTGGATAGCCTGACCGGCTCGGTACGCGCTTCGCTGCCGGCGGCCATTCAGGCCTGGTTGCCTGCGCCGGTGGCCGCGGCGGCTGAAACGGTGAAAGCAGAGAGCGACAAACTGGCGGCGTTTAACGACCCGCAAAACCGCTATGCCTTCTGCCTGACCTGCGCCAATATTCGTTAATACGCAGTGGCGGCCCCGTCCCCCGGGGCCGCCTTTTTCCCTCTCCTGCCAGCACCGCCACAAAGCCAGCGACCGACGCTGTATTTTTTCCTGCGTCTCTTTATACTGCGCCTGTCTACGACCAACCTAAGCGATGCTATGCAAAAAAAATCGATTTACGTTGCCTACACCGGTGGGACCATCGGTATGCAGCGCTCTGAACACGGCTATGTACCCGTTTCCGGCCATCTGCAGCGTCAGCTGGCGCTGATGCCTGAGTTCCATCGTCCGGAGATGCCGGACTTCACGATCCACGAATACCATCCGCTGATGGATTCCTCCGATATGACCCCCGAGGACTGGCAGCACATCGCCGACGATATCCGCAGCCATTACGAGGAGTATGATGGCTTTGTGATCCTCCACGGTACCGACACCATGGCGTTTACCGCCTCGGCGCTGTCGTTCATGCTGGAAAATCTCGGCAAACCGGTGATTGTGACAGGGTCACAAATTCCGCTGGCCGAGCTGCGTTCTGATGGGCAAATTAACCTGCTCAACGCCCTGTACGTCGCCGCCAACTACCCGATTAACGAAGTCGCGCTGTTCTTCAACAATCGACTGTTCCGCGGCAACCGCACCACCAAAGCCCACGCCGACGGCTTCGACGCTTTCGCCTCGCCAAACCTCGCGCCGCTGCTGGAGGCCGGGATCCATATCCGTCGTCTCGGAACGCCGCCCGCCCCGCAGGGCCGCGGAGAGCTTATCGTGCACCCCATCACCCCACAGCCGATTGGCGTGGTGACGATTTACCCCGGTATCTCCGCCGATGTGGTGCGCAATTTTCTGCGTCAGCCGGTGAAAGCGCTGATCCTCCGCTCCTACGGCGTCGGCAATGCCCCGCAGAATGGCGAGTTCATTCAGGTGCTGGCGGAAGCCAGCCAGCGCGGTATTGTGGTGGTCAATCTGACGCAGTGTATGTCCGGTAAAGTGAATATGGGCGGCTACGCCACCGGTAACGCTCTCGCTCAGGCGGGTGTCATCAGTGGTTTCGATATGACGGTGGAAGCGACGCTGACCAAGCTACACTATCTGCTTAGCCAGCAGCTGGACGTTGACGCTATTCGCGCGGCGATGCAGCAAAATCTGCGTGGCGAACTGACCCCCGACGAAGCTTAAGGAGAACGTATGGCACATCGAGCGCTATTACTGGTTGATTTGCAAAACGACTTTTGCGCCGGCGGCGCGCTGGCGGTTCCCGAAGGCGACAGCACCATCGAGGTGGCCAATGCGCTTATCGACTGGAGCCAGGCGCGCGGCGAGCCGATCGTCGCCAGCCAGGACTGGCACCCGGCGGATCATGGCAGCTTCGCCAGCCAGCACCAGGTGGAACCTTACACCCAGGGTGAACTCGACGGCCTGGCGCAGACCTTCTGGCCGGATCACTGCGTACAGCGCAGTGAAGGCGCGGCGCTGCATCCGTTGCTTAAGCAGCAGGCGATCGCCGCCGTATTCCACAAAGGACAAAACCGGGCCATTGACAGCTACAGCGCTTTTTTTGACAACGGTCACCGGCAGAAAACCGAGCTGGATGGCTGGCTGCGGGCGCAGGGCATTGTGGAGCTGACCGTTCTCGGCCTCGCCACCGACTACTGCGTCAAATTTACCGTGCTGGATGCCCTGACGCTGGGCTACGCGGTCAACGTCATCACCGACGGCTGTCGCGGCGTAAATCTGCAGCCGCAGGACAGCAGCCAGGCGTTTATGGAAATGGCCGCCGCGGGCGCCACGCTGTATACCCTCGACGACTGGCGGGAAACTCACGCGTAACCCCTCCCCCGGCGTCCACGCGCCGGGTCTTCTTTTGCCGCCACTTCGTTATCGTCCATAAATTGAACTCTCTCGCAGTTTCAACAGGTTATTGCTGGTAGTCTGGCAAGGCTATTTTTTCGCCACGCCATTTCCGTGGCGTGGTTATTTTTTTATGTCAAAGAGGAACCACTATGAAACGTTTGCCCTTGCTGGCAGCCTTGCCCTTGCTTTGCGCTTCCGCGCTCTCTGCCCAACCGCTGATGTCCGTCGGCTACTTCAACGGCGGCGGCGACGTCACTGCCGGGCCGGGCGGCGATATCGACAAGCTGGACGTCCGGCAGATTACCCACCTCAACTACTCGTTTGGCCTTATTTATAACGATGAGAAAGACGAGACCAATGCGGCCCTGA contains the following coding sequences:
- the phoC gene encoding acid phosphatase PhoC, translating into MKKRVLALCLASFFSVNAFALVPPGNDVTTKPDLYYLTNAQAIDSLALLPPPPAVGSIAFLNDQAMYEQGRLLRNTERGKLAAEDANLSAGGVANAFSSAFGSPITEKDAPQLHKLLTNMIEDAGDLATRSAKEKYMRIRPFAFYGVSTCNTAEQDKLSKNGSYPSGHTSIGWATALVLAEINPQRQNEILKRGYELGESRVICGYHWQSDVDAARIVGSAVVATLHTNPAFQQQLQKAKDEFAKTQK
- a CDS encoding NAD(P)H nitroreductase; its protein translation is MDALELLLNRRSASRLAEPAPAGEQLENILRAGLRAPDHGTLQPWRFFIIADDGRERFSQLLEKGAREAGQDEKGIEKARNAPFRAPLIITVVARCEDHPKVPRWEQEMSAGCAVMAMQMAALAQGFNGIWRSGALTESPVVRAGFACREQDKIVGFLYLGTPQLKASTTIALPDTAPFVTRF
- the sppA gene encoding signal peptide peptidase SppA, producing MRTLWRLIASFFKWTWRILNFIRKLALNAIFLVLVLVCIGIWSQFSTTTSEHAARGALLLDITGVVVDKPSASSKLGVIGRQLFGASSDRLQENSLFDIVQTIRQAKDDRNITGIVLDLKNFVGGDQPSMQYIGKALREFRDSGKPVYAVGSSYSQGQYYLASFANKIWLSPQGEVDLHGFATNGLYYKSLLDKLKVSTHVFRVGTYKSAVEPFIRDDMSPAAREADSRWIGELWQNYLNTIAANRQITAQQLFPGAQGIIDGLRKVGGDTAKYALDNKLVDELATSTEVEKALTKQFGWSKTDNNYRAISYYDYNVKTPSDQGSAIAVIFANGAIMDGEETPGNVGGDTTAAQIRDARLDPKIKAIVLRVNSPGGSVTASEIIREELAAAKAAGKPVVVSMGGMAASGGYWISTPADYIVANPSTLTGSIGIFGVINTVENTLGSIGVHTDGVATSPLADVSSTKALPPEVQQLMQLSIENGYQRFITLVANARKSTPEKIDQIAQGHVWTGEDAKANGLVDSLGDFDDAVAKAAELAKLKTWHLNYYQEEPTFFSMVLDSLTGSVRASLPAAIQAWLPAPVAAAAETVKAESDKLAAFNDPQNRYAFCLTCANIR
- the ansA gene encoding asparaginase; this encodes MQKKSIYVAYTGGTIGMQRSEHGYVPVSGHLQRQLALMPEFHRPEMPDFTIHEYHPLMDSSDMTPEDWQHIADDIRSHYEEYDGFVILHGTDTMAFTASALSFMLENLGKPVIVTGSQIPLAELRSDGQINLLNALYVAANYPINEVALFFNNRLFRGNRTTKAHADGFDAFASPNLAPLLEAGIHIRRLGTPPAPQGRGELIVHPITPQPIGVVTIYPGISADVVRNFLRQPVKALILRSYGVGNAPQNGEFIQVLAEASQRGIVVVNLTQCMSGKVNMGGYATGNALAQAGVISGFDMTVEATLTKLHYLLSQQLDVDAIRAAMQQNLRGELTPDEA
- the pncA gene encoding bifunctional nicotinamidase/pyrazinamidase, with translation MAHRALLLVDLQNDFCAGGALAVPEGDSTIEVANALIDWSQARGEPIVASQDWHPADHGSFASQHQVEPYTQGELDGLAQTFWPDHCVQRSEGAALHPLLKQQAIAAVFHKGQNRAIDSYSAFFDNGHRQKTELDGWLRAQGIVELTVLGLATDYCVKFTVLDALTLGYAVNVITDGCRGVNLQPQDSSQAFMEMAAAGATLYTLDDWRETHA